CGACTGAAGATAAAACCGTCTTTATTCCTCCAAGAAAAAAGTTTAAAATATCGTATTAGCTAGTATCCAACCAAAACTGTTCTTAAAATTTAACTCCACAAACTCTAGTTTATAGAACTCGTGAGCATTTGAGGTTTTTTAGATGCTCTTGATGTCATTCCGATCTAGAACCAAAACTGAAAAACCTTGAATCAACACTCACCAGAACTCAATTACAAAAGACTAACCACCACAGTTGCCAACTATAGCAAAGCCAGTTGGATTATGGTACGTTAATGGAAGAGCTAGGTAGATTACTTTGTTGCGCACAACTGAGACGCAGCATATTTGACGTACCATAATCCACTGGAGAAGCTATAAACCCACACAAGACTCTAGCTTTTATGCCTGAACCGAGGCAGCTTTAACCTTTGTGTTAATCAAGTATTTACTTAAATCATTATTTTTTGCTGGATTCCCACATTTGCTGTGCTCTCAGAATGACGGTTAAAACTGATATCATTGACGAGCTTTCATAAAACATTTTAATTAGCAACTGAGTATTATATACAACCTCTTAGCATTAAGCTAAAAATCGCTATATTATAACTTCAATCTTATACAAATTATACAACTAAAGATTATTTTACTTTTATAAAAATACACTATAGATTACATAAATTGTATACTATAATGTTATTCAAATTTATTAGCGGATATTATTATGTCAAATGTAATTAAATCCCAAGCTCCTTTCGAACGCTTAAAATCATATGAAGCTTCCCCTGATATTAGTTTGCGAAAAGCAATTATTACCCAAGCAATCATTGATGCTACTAACACTTCAAATCTTCGCGAAGCAAAAAAACTGGAAATGGAAGCAAAAGCCTGGATTTTTGGTGGAAGTGAATATTTTCAAGAATTATGTATTGAAGCTGGTATAGAACCATCATTTGTAATTAAATTAGCTAAAAAAATTATTAAATTACATAAATCTCAAACCAAATCACCTAAAAATCATCAATACCACGTAAAGAGCAAAGACCGCAGTGGTAAAAATAATGATATAAGCAAAAAATTAGAAATTATAATTTGAAGTATTTTCAGTAATTGATGTATAGTGTCATAAGTGATGCTAGAACTGAAAGAACTACATAAATTTTAAAGCTTTATTAGAGGGTAGATGCAAACAAAACGTTAATTGAATTTTTGCCTGTTTTCTTATCTTTCTACTTCAAATTTTATTCTAATAGCACCACTATTATCATAAAATTAGCCTTGAAATATAAAAAAATATTCTAAAAATCATCTTAACGTTTTACCTACATCTACCCTCTTAAATAAAAATCTAAAAATATCCAAATTATGCATTTTATTGATGAGGCTAAAATATATTTAAAAGCAGGCGATGGTGGGAATGGCTGTATTAGTTTTCGTCGAGAAAAATATGTTGATATGGGCGGGCCTGATGGCGGTGATGGTGGTAGTGGTGGTAGTATTATATTTGAAGCAGATCTGCATTTAAATACTTTAGTAAATTTTCGTTATAAACAGCATTTTAAAGCAGAAGACGGTAAAAATGGCAAGGGTGCAAACAAAACTGGTAAATCAGGTCAACCATTAATACTTAAAGTACCAATAGGTACTCAAATTTTTACTGATGATGGTTTGTTATTATATGATTTGGTGACTGCTAATCAATGTTTTGAGATCTTAAAAGGTGGAACTGGGGGATTAGGCAATAGCCATTTCAAATCTTCAATCAATCAAGCACCACGTCGAAGAACTGAAGGAGAAATTGGCTGCGAGTTACCAGTTCAACTCCGACTTAAAATATTATCTGATGTAGGTATCGTCGGACTACCTAATGCCGGCAAATCAACATTCTTATCGGCAGTAACTGCTGCCTCCCCTAAGATTGCCGACTATCCATTTACGACTTTGGTACCAACGCTTGGAGTAGTTTATCTAGACGATGAAGAATTTATATTAGCTGATATTCCAGGTTTAATTGAGGGGGCTCATACTGGCCATGGCCTAGGAGATAAGTTTTTAAAACACATAGAGCGCTGCAGTGTATTAATTCATTTAATTGATGTGATAAGCGAAGATATAGAAAATGATTACCAAATTATTAGACATGAATTAGCTTCATATTCAGAATCCATTAAGAATAAAGATATTATAATTTGCTTAAATAAATGTGATGCTTTACTAGATGACGAAATTCAGCAAAAAATTGTATTATTACAAAAAATAACTGGCCATAAAGATATATTCGCAATTTCAGCGATTAGCAAAAATGGTATTACTCCATTACTACGTTTAGCTTTAACAAAGATTAAAAATGGTAAACTGCTTGCGCCATAATTCTTTTTTATTAGTAAAGCTAAATTGCTGTTGACAAAAATGGCATGGTATCATAGAAGAGGTTTAGTTTTACAAGTGAGCTTGATCATAAAGTGCTACTAAAAATAGTTGATCTTTTTTAAATCCGTTAATTTAAGAGCCTGTCTTAAAAGTAGAATAAGAGAGGAATTTTTTAGACAAAACGAAGTCGAGTGCCTCAAGCAGTCTCTTGTTTGTTGCAAAACGGAAGACGAGTTTTAACGACAAATCACCTCTTAGATGCACGTGTCAGACAAGCTCTAAGTTGCTCACAAAGGAACGTATTCATAGTGGATGTACATTCGTATTTATTTAAGAACCGATTCAGAAGGATTTTTTGGCCAATACACCATCATGAACTTGGAAAATTTATACCAATCTCTGGACTAATGTTTTGTATTTTATTTAATCAAAATGTACTCAGAATTCTTAAAGACAGTATCCTGATCTCAGAAATTAGCGCTGAAGTCGCTAGTTTTGCTAAGGTTTATTGTGTCACTCCAGCAGCAGCCATCTTTGTAATTATTTACGCAAAACTAGTTAACCATTTAAACTTTGAAAAAATCTATTACTACCTTATTAGTGTCTTTATTGGATTTTTTGCTATTTTTGCATTTATATTATATCCTAATATTAGCTACTTTCACATGGATGCCACTGCACTAGATCAGCTAATGTCTGCTCATCCTCATTTAAAGTGGTATATAGCATTAGCTGGAAACTGGGGCTATATTATTTTTTATACTTTAGCTGAGCTATGGCCGAATATTTTTTATGTTTTATTATTTTGGCAGTTTGCTAATGAAATTACTACTACCGAAGAAGCAAAAAGATTTTATACTTTGTTTTCTTTATTTGGTAATTCATCACTAATATTTGTAGGATTATTAATGATGAATTTAGCTTCTGAACGTACAATCATGCAATATTTTATCCAGGTTGCCAACAGCAAAGTAGTTTTAACACAGGTATCGGTACTTTGTGTAGTAATCTTTGCATTATTATCATGTTTGTTGGTAAGATTTATTGGCACTAATGTCATGACCAACCCAACATTTTATAATAGAGCTAAAGCTCCAAGATCTACGAAAGAAAAAATGAGCATCATGCATAGTTTTAGATATATTGCAAAATCAAAATATCTATGGTTAATGCTAGTTTGTTCAGCGGCTTTTGGGTTCGCAATTAACTTGGTTGAAGCGGTATGGAAAGCAAAAATCAAAGAATTATACCCTACAGTGAATAGTTATGCTGAATTTAATAGCTTATATATTCTTTGGACTGGCGTTGCAATCATTGTCATGACTATCATCAGTAACAATATTATGCGTAGCCATAGTTGGTTTGCAGCGGCTGTAATATCTCCAATTATAATTATGATTACAGGAATTGCTTTTTTTCTTCTGGTAGTATTCGATCACCAAATATTAAGCTTTTTTGATGGCGCGATAATAATGACCCCATTAGCACTTGCTGTCTCAATTGGAGCATTACAAAATATATTGGCAAAAGGTAGTAAATACTCGATCTGGGACACTTCCATACAAATGCTTTATATACCCTTAGATGATGAACTAAAAACCAAAGGTAAAGCTGCTGTAGACGTTGTTAGTTCTAAAATAGGAAAATCATCAAGTGGTTTGGTACAATCTCTCATCTTTACAATATTTCCAGCCGCTACCTTTACTTCTATTTCACCAATATTAATGGTGATTTTTACATTAGTATGTGTTCTTTGGATTTACGCTGTAAGAAAAGTTTATTTTGAATATTTAAAAATTGTGTAGTTAATAGACTTCTCTCACAAGCAAGTAGTATATATTTAAACCCCACTTTAGGTGAATTAGGCGCTTTAGCTAAAATTTATATCAAAATCAAGTAATTCCTTAGATTCACGTAACCCTAAGCATAAATCAAAAAGTTGATTTGTATATTTTTCTTTGACAATATGCAGGCTATGCAACTGTAATCTACGTAATTCTTTTGTAGTTATAGGCAAAGAGTGGCAAATTTTTATCAAATCATCATCGGTAGCGAAATGCCTTTTAGGGATATTGATATTGATTGCACAGCTTTCACGGAAAGCAGCAATTATTTGCATTCGACAAATAAAATCTTTAGAACGGTTTTGAAATTTCACCTTTTTCCAGGCCTCAGTAAATTTTACAGTGTAATTTTCTGTTCTCAACAAAGTGATAATTGTATTATTATAAATATCATTTAAGTGATGAAAATCTATAATGTTCTGTAAATATTGATAAATTGCGTGCAGATATTCTACATCTATAATTGCGTATTGTAACATTTGATGTGGTAGTGGGCGTTGTAGCCAGTTAGCTGTTTGATAAGTTTTATCGATATCAACACCACAAATCATTTTGCATAAATCACCATAGCTTAATGCAATTCCTAGTCCAGCCACTCTAGCAGCAAGTTGCGTATCAAAAACGTTCT
The genomic region above belongs to Candidatus Trichorickettsia mobilis and contains:
- the obgE gene encoding GTPase ObgE translates to MHFIDEAKIYLKAGDGGNGCISFRREKYVDMGGPDGGDGGSGGSIIFEADLHLNTLVNFRYKQHFKAEDGKNGKGANKTGKSGQPLILKVPIGTQIFTDDGLLLYDLVTANQCFEILKGGTGGLGNSHFKSSINQAPRRRTEGEIGCELPVQLRLKILSDVGIVGLPNAGKSTFLSAVTAASPKIADYPFTTLVPTLGVVYLDDEEFILADIPGLIEGAHTGHGLGDKFLKHIERCSVLIHLIDVISEDIENDYQIIRHELASYSESIKNKDIIICLNKCDALLDDEIQQKIVLLQKITGHKDIFAISAISKNGITPLLRLALTKIKNGKLLAP
- a CDS encoding ribonuclease D; translated protein: MILINTQQQLDEFCDIIINDSKIVCIDTEFERRHTYYAELSIIQIISNNHQLVIDALAGLNLTKIKSILLNDQILKIFHSPREDFEIFYQLFKKLPKNVFDTQLAARVAGLGIALSYGDLCKMICGVDIDKTYQTANWLQRPLPHQMLQYAIIDVEYLHAIYQYLQNIIDFHHLNDIYNNTIITLLRTENYTVKFTEAWKKVKFQNRSKDFICRMQIIAAFRESCAININIPKRHFATDDDLIKICHSLPITTKELRRLQLHSLHIVKEKYTNQLFDLCLGLRESKELLDFDINFS
- a CDS encoding Npt1/Npt2 family nucleotide transporter; its protein translation is MDVHSYLFKNRFRRIFWPIHHHELGKFIPISGLMFCILFNQNVLRILKDSILISEISAEVASFAKVYCVTPAAAIFVIIYAKLVNHLNFEKIYYYLISVFIGFFAIFAFILYPNISYFHMDATALDQLMSAHPHLKWYIALAGNWGYIIFYTLAELWPNIFYVLLFWQFANEITTTEEAKRFYTLFSLFGNSSLIFVGLLMMNLASERTIMQYFIQVANSKVVLTQVSVLCVVIFALLSCLLVRFIGTNVMTNPTFYNRAKAPRSTKEKMSIMHSFRYIAKSKYLWLMLVCSAAFGFAINLVEAVWKAKIKELYPTVNSYAEFNSLYILWTGVAIIVMTIISNNIMRSHSWFAAAVISPIIIMITGIAFFLLVVFDHQILSFFDGAIIMTPLALAVSIGALQNILAKGSKYSIWDTSIQMLYIPLDDELKTKGKAAVDVVSSKIGKSSSGLVQSLIFTIFPAATFTSISPILMVIFTLVCVLWIYAVRKVYFEYLKIV